Genomic window (Helianthus annuus cultivar XRQ/B chromosome 3, HanXRQr2.0-SUNRISE, whole genome shotgun sequence):
AAAAGTCCCACCACTGAACCTACGGCCGCCACCATTGAAGGGTATATTTGCATTTCCAGCACAACTCTAAAGTTTTCACTTTTGAGTACTTTTTCAAATGATACTTGCAAAAGTGAAAGATACAAAGAATAACCAGCTGATGCACCTAATGTGCAGAAAAACCCGATTATGTATTTCCCTTTCGGGATGTTCGATGAGTTATCTGAGTCAGAATTGACCGCAACAAGTGAGGCAGAAACCGTCAGGAGAATTAGCGAATTAATGATCAAAGCAGTGAACTTTTGTGAGTTGAAAAGAAACGAAAAGAGGGCGTTGAAAGCTAACTGTGTTGCACAAAGTAATGAGTATGTTGAGACAGGAAGGTATAGCAGACCATATGAATACATCAAGTTGTCACCTGTCAAAAGCAGGCCGAAAAATAAGTAAACGAGGACAATGGTGGCGACTGGTGGCGGTGATGTAGCGGATTTGGTGGATGGTGAGATGAAAAATAGGATGGGGATCAAGATTGGGAAACCGGCTGATTGAACAAAGGTAGCCATCCATTTGCTATTACCACCTTTGTCATAATAAAGTCCGCCCAAAAGGGTGGCGGTTGCCTGACCGGCTAACAGAAAGATGATATAAACCGCGACCCGCAACCACCATCTGTAGTGTTTGGTTGCTGGAATCTGGTTTGTGTTGATTGAACTTGGTGCTTCATTGGAGACTTCATCTTTAGCTGCCAAGATTTATAAAGAAGTTAATATCATAATCTAAAAAAAGACGCAGTTTTTAAAAGACTttgttttgctattcaaaaaggggtagctgCGCAGTTTGTTGCCTGTTTACCATCTATCTCGATTTAAACTAATATTGGAATATAAATTATGTAAAAAAATGATATGATACCAGTTACTTGCAGTTCTACTTCTTGACCAGCTACAGCCATTAAAAAAATGAAGCTGTAAGAAGTGCAGAGAGAAGATTAAGGTTTCCAGGAAGCACAAGCAAACTAAGAAGTCCAATTTTGCTTTAAACTTTTAAAGTATAAAAGTCAACTCAACTGAAAGGGGTTCCAATTAACCATGAAAGTCAAACTTGAGTTCTTCACACCTAAGAAATCTATATTTGAATGAAAGTTTGATTTGCAGATATAGTTTCTTGACTTTTGTATATTGTATTGATTATGACATATTTCTAACATGATCACTGTGTTCAACTTTGTCTTTCTATATTGACCCGTCAAAATTAGTCTGCTCTTCTTGGTATGGACAGTTCAAGAAGCATAGAAATAAAGGAAACACATTGAAAGATACAGCAACTGATTTTATCGATATTTTAAAAATTGGGTGGGGTGTTTAACAAATTGGAGGACATTATGTTATACAAATAATTTAGAAATTAAAGTATAATGAATAAAAAAAGGAACAATAACAAAACAGCAAAACTAAATAACATAAAAGTACAAAGTTGATGACGTATTGAATCACAATAAAAAAGAAATGGCATATagaaaaagtataaaaaatataaattatatatattaaagaaCAACTTACTTTCAGTACTACAATGctacactattttttttttctttctttttacttttaacctttaAAGTATTAACTCTTACGACCCATTAACTTTCTAAATACTTTCTAATCGAGTTTTacgtatttatttttatttacgtgtcgatataaacttaagttgatttacgtttcgatataattttttttgttttgttttttttttttatacttttaaccTTTAACCTTTAATTTTCAGTATTGACTCTTACAACCCCTTAAATTTCTAAATACTTTTTAATCGAGTTTtacatctttatttttatttacgtgcggatataaacttaagttgatttacatttcgacataattttttttttgtgttttctcaACTTTCGGCATTGACACTGACAACCATTTAACTTTCAAAATACTTTTGTAATCGAGTTTTATGTGTTTAGCTTTAGTTACATGTGGTATAAATTTAAGTTACGTTTTGACGTACGTGCAACTTTAAAAAAACGTTATCCCGCCGCGAAGCGTGGGTATAAATTCTAGTTACTTTGAAACAACATGACAAGTGGGTTGGTGAGTTGAACCTGACACGAAGTATAAATTTGACACACACCTGTACACGACAGGAAACCAAAAATCATGATAGATACGTGAAGCTGAACACAATACAAGTATTCGTCTGTTGACACAAATACGACCCCTTAACCCTAAATTtacttttcttttgtttttttacacAAATGACGGGTACATTAAATTTTGTTGTTGGACTTAATCATATTGTTCACATGATAAATGGGTCTAAATCAAGATTAAGAGAGACTGAATACGTTAATATTGAATTAAGATGATAAAGATAAACGGGTTAGAAattatttttagtgaattatttaTTGAGtcattattattatacatattaaaataaaTAGCTCATGAATggtgtttttaaatttttaaataattgttttaggtttttctaataatattttatttcaataaaataatatatatatatgtatgtatatatgtatatatatatgtatatatatatatatatatatatatatatataattaaaacaaAGTTTTCATAGtggttttgaatttttaaataattatatcaatatttttaataatattttatttatcgtatattttgattattttttctaataacttgagttctatttttatttttttgacatTGCGATATAAATTTATTGAAAACGGATAATGTGCTACTATCGAACTAAACCGAACTGAAACCGattgttttctttttcagcattgcAGTATAAATGTTATTGAAAACGAATATTGTCCCACCATCTTACCAAAAAAGAACCGAAACTGAGTGAATATTTTGTCTATCGATACCGGTATTGATTTATATTGTCTTTGTTTTCAATAAACCGACATCGTATCACTAATATACCGTGCCAAACAACATCGTTATTTGTACATGTACTCATTTGTATTGTTTCTGTTTGGTTATGAATTTTGTGCTGCTATCGTAATTAGCCAAACCGAAACTGACCGAACAACATCGGTATCTGTACCGCTACTTATTTTTATTGTTGTTCTTTGGATAAACTGATGTATCCTATCAAATAACATTGGTACATGTACCTGtgttcatttttatggttttcgatttCGATAATTTTCATTTATACAACT
Coding sequences:
- the LOC110929830 gene encoding probable purine permease 11 translates to MAVAGQEVELQVTAKDEVSNEAPSSINTNQIPATKHYRWWLRVAVYIIFLLAGQATATLLGGLYYDKGGNSKWMATFVQSAGFPILIPILFFISPSTKSATSPPPVATIVLVYLFFGLLLTGDNLMYSYGLLYLPVSTYSLLCATQLAFNALFSFLFNSQKFTALIINSLILLTVSASLVAVNSDSDNSSNIPKGKYIIGFFCTLGASAGYSLYLSLLQVSFEKVLKSENFRVVLEMQIYPSMVAAVGSVVGLFASGEWDGLKMEMDGYEKGSVSYIMTLLWTAIAWQICSVGILGLIFEVSSLFTNVISTLGLPVVPVLAVIFFGDKMDGVKAIALVVAVWGSVSYVYQHYLDDSKLKAKTGLLVRANDGCDNA